A region of Beijerinckia sp. 28-YEA-48 DNA encodes the following proteins:
- a CDS encoding ABC transporter substrate-binding protein codes for MSRLTRRGVLRSGTMATATLAMPAVLRPALAQAKPIKLGFISPTTGPIAAFGASDEYVLAGVRKAIANGVTIGGKTYPVQIIVRDSQSNPNRAAEVASQLILDDKVDLMLASSTADTTNPVADQCELNEVPCITTDTPWDGYFFGRGGNPAKGFNWTYHFFWGAQQIVDSYTSLWDQLATNKKVGVLWSNDSDGVPLSNAKTGLPPLFAKRGYELVDAGFHQPLSDDFSAQIGKLKDAGVDIVTGIFLPPDFTTFWTQAAQKGFRPKAATIAKALLFPTSVESLGANGNGVSSEVWWSPNHPYVSGLTGESSKALAEGYTAATGRQWVQPTGYKHALLEVAIDVLKRCGDPTKPAAIRDAIVATDYKSVVGPVSWKNGPVKNACATPLVGGQWLARGDGKFDLIVCENKTAPEIPVQAAFKAL; via the coding sequence ATGAGCAGACTGACACGAAGAGGCGTGCTGCGTAGCGGCACGATGGCAACAGCGACGCTCGCCATGCCGGCGGTTCTACGTCCTGCCCTGGCGCAGGCCAAGCCGATCAAGCTCGGTTTCATCAGCCCGACGACCGGACCGATCGCCGCCTTCGGCGCGTCGGATGAGTATGTCTTGGCCGGCGTGCGCAAGGCCATTGCCAACGGCGTCACCATCGGTGGCAAGACCTATCCGGTGCAGATTATCGTCCGCGACAGCCAGTCGAATCCCAACCGCGCCGCCGAAGTCGCCTCGCAGCTGATCCTCGACGACAAGGTCGATCTGATGTTGGCCTCGAGCACGGCCGACACGACCAATCCGGTCGCCGATCAGTGCGAGCTGAACGAAGTGCCCTGCATCACCACCGACACACCATGGGACGGCTATTTCTTCGGCCGTGGCGGCAATCCGGCGAAGGGCTTCAACTGGACCTATCATTTCTTCTGGGGCGCGCAGCAGATCGTCGATTCCTACACCTCATTGTGGGATCAGCTCGCCACCAATAAAAAGGTTGGCGTGCTGTGGTCGAATGACAGCGATGGCGTGCCGCTCTCCAACGCCAAGACCGGTCTGCCGCCACTGTTCGCCAAGCGCGGCTATGAACTGGTCGATGCCGGCTTTCACCAGCCGCTATCGGACGACTTTTCGGCGCAGATCGGCAAGTTGAAAGATGCCGGCGTCGATATCGTCACCGGCATTTTCCTGCCGCCGGATTTCACCACGTTCTGGACCCAGGCGGCGCAGAAAGGCTTTCGTCCGAAAGCCGCAACCATCGCCAAGGCGCTGCTGTTCCCGACTTCGGTGGAATCGCTTGGCGCCAATGGCAATGGCGTGTCGAGCGAAGTCTGGTGGTCACCCAACCACCCGTATGTCTCCGGCCTCACCGGCGAAAGCTCGAAGGCATTGGCCGAGGGCTATACCGCCGCGACCGGCCGCCAATGGGTGCAGCCGACCGGCTACAAGCACGCGCTGCTCGAAGTCGCGATCGACGTGTTGAAGCGCTGCGGCGATCCGACGAAACCGGCCGCGATCCGCGACGCCATCGTCGCCACCGACTATAAATCCGTCGTCGGGCCGGTCAGCTGGAAAAACGGGCCGGTCAAGAATGCCTGCGCGACGCCGCTGGTTGGCGGGCAGTGGCTCGCCAGAGGCGACGGCAAGTTCGATCTGATCGTCTGCGAGAACAAGACGGCGCCGGAGATCCCGGTTCAGGCGGCCTTCAAGGCGCTCTGA
- a CDS encoding alpha/beta hydrolase — protein MDRRRFNLMLGTSLAMSTRAWGAGEVFLGYDQKAVDDAYDQTKWAPNAREMVARYATDSAEVRKKYPPKTERYGDSEVENLDIFAPQGAQDLPVMVFIHGGAWRSLSKDDTSGPAPTFVDNGCIFIALNFGAIPAVRLPEIAQQCRAAMLWVYKNIARFGGDPNRIFVAGRSSGGHLCAVVATTDWTKRGGPANLLKGAVAMSGMYELYPVMLSQRSSYVKLSPEEVSDLSPLRHMDQITFPVMVVNGDKESPEFQRQAHVFADVLAGMNRLSSHMVVTGKNHFEVPQDLNNAGTDLSKAVLKLMKG, from the coding sequence ATGGACCGTCGCCGTTTCAATCTGATGCTCGGAACTTCTTTGGCCATGTCGACCCGGGCTTGGGGCGCGGGAGAGGTATTTCTTGGCTACGATCAGAAAGCCGTTGACGATGCCTATGACCAAACAAAATGGGCGCCGAATGCCCGAGAGATGGTTGCTCGCTATGCAACCGATAGCGCTGAAGTACGCAAGAAATATCCGCCGAAAACGGAACGTTATGGCGACAGCGAGGTAGAGAATCTCGACATCTTTGCACCGCAGGGCGCCCAAGACTTGCCTGTCATGGTCTTCATCCATGGCGGCGCCTGGCGCTCCCTCTCCAAGGACGACACGTCAGGTCCGGCACCAACTTTCGTCGACAATGGCTGTATTTTCATCGCGCTCAATTTCGGTGCTATCCCGGCCGTACGCCTTCCCGAAATAGCGCAGCAATGCCGCGCCGCCATGCTGTGGGTTTATAAGAACATCGCTCGTTTCGGCGGCGACCCCAATCGCATCTTTGTCGCCGGCCGTTCGTCCGGTGGGCACTTATGTGCCGTTGTTGCCACCACTGATTGGACGAAACGGGGCGGCCCAGCCAATTTGCTCAAAGGGGCCGTGGCTATGAGCGGCATGTACGAACTCTATCCAGTGATGCTGTCGCAACGCAGCTCTTATGTAAAACTCTCGCCGGAGGAAGTCAGTGACCTCAGCCCGCTGCGTCACATGGATCAAATCACCTTCCCGGTCATGGTCGTCAACGGCGACAAGGAATCACCGGAATTTCAGCGCCAGGCCCATGTATTCGCGGACGTTCTGGCCGGCATGAACCGTCTCTCCAGCCATATGGTGGTGACCGGTAAAAACCACTTCGAAGTACCGCAAGATTTGAACAATGCCGGCACCGATCTGTCGAAGGCGGTTCTGAAACTGATGAAGGGCTAA
- a CDS encoding nitronate monooxygenase — protein MSKSFPFQLRLPVFAAPMFLVSGVDLVVAACRAGVIGSFPSSNCRTVEQLDQWIVSIKEQLGAANGARPVAPWALNLITHSTNARLKDELELVARHKPPIVITALGSPLPVMDVVKSYGGIVIGDVVDIRLARKAVQAGVDGLACICAGAGGHTGHLSPFSFVSAVREFFDGFVVVGGGITDGAGLAGAIAAGADFAYLGTRFLAARESMAVDAYKQMVVDCGPDDLVITSAVSGTPASWLKPSLLACGIDPSAPAGAPPRSYTTGESSLKRWRDTWAAGQGIAKVRGIEPVEEIVDRLDTEYAAAVDRFRAHTYEPA, from the coding sequence ATGAGCAAATCCTTTCCCTTCCAACTCAGACTGCCGGTCTTCGCCGCGCCGATGTTCCTGGTCTCCGGCGTCGATCTCGTGGTCGCCGCCTGCCGCGCTGGCGTCATCGGTTCGTTTCCCAGCTCGAACTGTCGGACGGTGGAGCAGCTCGATCAATGGATCGTCAGCATCAAGGAACAATTGGGCGCGGCGAATGGCGCGCGCCCCGTGGCGCCATGGGCGCTGAATCTGATCACTCATTCCACCAATGCGCGCTTGAAGGACGAGCTTGAACTCGTCGCCCGTCACAAGCCGCCCATCGTCATCACCGCGCTTGGGTCGCCGCTGCCGGTGATGGACGTGGTCAAAAGCTACGGCGGCATCGTCATCGGCGATGTGGTCGACATCCGCCTGGCGCGCAAAGCGGTGCAGGCCGGTGTCGATGGGCTGGCGTGCATCTGCGCTGGAGCAGGGGGCCACACCGGCCACCTCTCGCCCTTCTCTTTTGTTTCGGCGGTGCGCGAATTTTTCGATGGCTTTGTCGTCGTCGGCGGCGGCATCACCGATGGCGCGGGCCTTGCGGGCGCGATCGCGGCGGGCGCCGATTTCGCTTATCTGGGCACCCGCTTCCTGGCGGCGCGCGAGAGCATGGCGGTCGATGCCTATAAGCAGATGGTGGTTGATTGCGGACCGGATGATCTCGTCATCACGTCGGCGGTCAGCGGCACGCCGGCCTCCTGGCTGAAGCCGAGCCTCTTGGCCTGCGGCATCGATCCGAGCGCACCGGCGGGCGCGCCTCCGCGCAGCTACACAACCGGCGAAAGCTCGCTCAAGCGCTGGCGCGACACCTGGGCCGCCGGTCAGGGCATCGCCAAGGTGCGTGGCATCGAGCCGGTGGAGGAGATCGTCGATCGTCTCGATACCGAATATGCCGCCGCCGTCGATCGCTTCCGTGCCCACACCTACGAGCCGGCGTGA
- a CDS encoding alpha/beta hydrolase, translated as MDRRRFNLVLGATIAMSTQASAAGVFLNYSQQELDDAYDQAKWAPNSKEVIARYATDSAAVRRKYPPKTERFGPTDVETLDIFAPQGAKDLPVMVFIHGGAWRVLTKDDASAPAPTFVDNGCIYVALNFAVIPAVRLPDMAQQCRTAMLWVQKNIARFGGDPNRIFVSGHSSGGHLCGVVATTDWAKLGGPADLLKGAVPMSGMFDLYPVMLSQRSSYVKISPEEVVALSPMRHLDHVTFPVIVVHGDKETPEFQRHSREFATAMAGMGKLAGNIVLPGRNHFEVPEELNKADTEVSKAVLKLMKG; from the coding sequence ATGGATCGTCGTCGTTTCAATCTTGTGCTCGGAGCCACCATCGCCATGTCCACTCAGGCTTCAGCGGCCGGCGTTTTCCTCAATTACAGCCAGCAGGAACTCGACGATGCCTATGATCAGGCCAAATGGGCGCCAAACTCCAAGGAGGTGATCGCTCGCTACGCCACCGACAGCGCCGCCGTGCGGCGGAAATATCCGCCGAAGACGGAGCGCTTTGGTCCGACCGACGTAGAGACACTCGACATTTTCGCGCCGCAGGGCGCGAAGGACCTGCCGGTGATGGTCTTCATCCATGGTGGCGCGTGGCGCGTGCTGACCAAGGACGACGCCTCGGCGCCGGCGCCGACCTTCGTCGACAACGGCTGCATCTATGTCGCCCTCAACTTCGCCGTCATTCCGGCGGTGCGCCTTCCCGATATGGCGCAGCAATGCCGCACGGCGATGCTGTGGGTGCAAAAGAACATTGCGCGTTTCGGTGGCGATCCCAACCGCATCTTCGTCTCAGGCCATTCGTCCGGCGGCCATCTCTGCGGCGTTGTCGCCACCACCGATTGGGCGAAACTCGGCGGGCCGGCCGATCTCCTGAAAGGCGCCGTGCCGATGAGCGGCATGTTTGACCTTTACCCGGTGATGCTGTCGCAACGCAGTTCCTATGTGAAGATCTCTCCGGAAGAAGTGGTGGCGCTGAGCCCGATGCGCCATCTCGACCACGTGACCTTTCCCGTTATCGTCGTGCATGGCGACAAGGAGACGCCGGAATTCCAGCGCCATTCGCGCGAATTCGCCACTGCGATGGCCGGCATGGGCAAGCTCGCCGGCAACATCGTGCTACCCGGCCGCAACCATTTCGAAGTGCCGGAAGAGTTGAACAAAGCCGACACCGAAGTGTCGAAGGCGGTATTGAAGCTGATGAAGGGGTGA
- a CDS encoding PaaI family thioesterase — protein MDDHTRLPAFHFDRTKSGLEVAQSWIEQGYVSGFSGALRVKPVWAERGAARFTCAVESRHSNFVGLVHGGVAAALVDMAAGTAAMTLIAPGETILTVDLSVRYLNPAPLDVEELIAHAIVSYHDRRKAICDVKVTDPKGHLIVLGGAHIALRPAAKAKP, from the coding sequence ATGGATGATCATACGCGTCTGCCCGCCTTCCATTTCGATCGCACCAAGAGCGGGCTTGAAGTGGCGCAGAGCTGGATCGAGCAGGGCTATGTGTCCGGCTTCAGCGGCGCGCTGCGCGTCAAGCCGGTCTGGGCGGAGCGGGGCGCGGCACGTTTCACCTGCGCTGTCGAAAGCCGGCATTCCAATTTCGTCGGTTTGGTTCACGGTGGTGTCGCAGCGGCCTTGGTCGACATGGCGGCTGGTACAGCCGCGATGACCCTCATCGCGCCGGGCGAGACCATTCTCACCGTCGATCTCTCGGTGCGCTATCTCAATCCGGCGCCGCTCGACGTCGAGGAACTGATCGCCCATGCCATCGTGAGCTATCACGATCGCCGTAAGGCGATCTGTGATGTCAAGGTTACGGATCCCAAAGGACATCTCATCGTTCTGGGCGGCGCTCATATCGCGCTTCGCCCAGCCGCGAAGGCCAAACCTTAA
- a CDS encoding bifunctional 3-(3-hydroxy-phenyl)propionate/3-hydroxycinnamic acid hydroxylase — protein MNKSANRYDYDVIQIGYGPVSKASALFLDRAGWRVGIFERFKEVYPLPRAVCIDHEIFRILHAAGLGDIVDRVTSPAPVYRWFNAEWKELLAIDWTVGSTSGGTEVNFVHQPSFEWAMDQEVKARPGLDLHLHHEAVEIEQDADKVTVTVRDTETGEIRKVTARYAIGIDGANSFVRQSLGIGQQDLGFEADWLVIDFTLNNGLTARDLGIPECGQFCNPVRPTTIVPGGIENGRVCRRWEFMRLPHETKEEMVEEAKVYKLLEDWIKPDQGELVRHTLYSFRSLVADKWRDGRILLAGDAAHVMPPFMGQGMCSGMRDVWNLTWKLDRVMRGAASDTLLDTYQPERAPHVTDVIKTSIFLGSIICMPDEKQAAERDAMFLSGNAPEPAPFPILTDGFLERDASGAVVAPAGQLSPHGTVRHQGRTERFDHFVETGFTLILSNGLAATDLSAGAWAILEKQGVQVVTVADRRKASDTEIGDTQGQFQRFMEAHGIKALLVRPDFYLFGAAADAQRLEAMISAFGAQAQAVNLASVDRQEISA, from the coding sequence CGCGCGCGGTCTGCATCGACCATGAAATCTTCCGCATTCTTCATGCCGCGGGCTTAGGCGACATCGTCGACCGTGTGACGTCGCCGGCGCCGGTTTATCGCTGGTTCAACGCCGAGTGGAAGGAGTTGCTTGCGATCGATTGGACGGTTGGTTCGACCTCCGGCGGCACCGAGGTAAATTTCGTCCATCAGCCGAGCTTCGAATGGGCGATGGATCAAGAGGTCAAGGCACGGCCGGGGCTCGATCTGCATTTGCACCATGAAGCGGTGGAGATCGAACAGGACGCCGACAAGGTCACCGTCACCGTGCGCGACACCGAGACGGGCGAGATCCGCAAGGTCACGGCGCGCTATGCCATCGGCATCGACGGCGCCAACAGTTTCGTGCGCCAGAGCCTTGGCATCGGCCAGCAGGATCTCGGCTTCGAGGCCGACTGGTTGGTCATCGACTTCACCCTCAACAATGGCCTCACCGCGCGCGATCTCGGCATTCCCGAATGCGGCCAATTCTGCAATCCGGTGCGCCCCACCACCATCGTGCCCGGCGGCATCGAGAACGGCCGCGTCTGCCGGCGCTGGGAGTTCATGCGCCTGCCGCACGAGACCAAAGAAGAGATGGTCGAGGAGGCGAAGGTCTACAAACTGCTGGAGGATTGGATCAAACCGGATCAGGGCGAATTGGTGCGACATACGCTGTACTCGTTCCGCTCGCTCGTTGCCGATAAGTGGCGTGATGGCCGCATCCTGCTGGCCGGCGATGCCGCCCACGTCATGCCCCCCTTCATGGGCCAAGGCATGTGTTCGGGTATGCGCGATGTATGGAACCTCACCTGGAAACTCGATCGCGTGATGCGCGGCGCGGCCTCCGACACACTGCTCGACACCTATCAGCCCGAACGCGCCCCGCATGTCACCGACGTGATCAAGACCTCGATCTTCCTCGGCTCCATCATCTGCATGCCGGACGAGAAACAGGCAGCCGAACGCGACGCCATGTTCCTGAGCGGCAATGCGCCAGAGCCAGCGCCCTTCCCCATTCTCACCGATGGCTTTCTCGAGCGTGACGCATCGGGCGCGGTGGTGGCGCCTGCCGGCCAGCTGTCGCCGCATGGCACGGTGCGCCACCAGGGCCGCACGGAACGGTTCGACCATTTCGTCGAGACGGGTTTTACCTTGATCCTGTCGAATGGGCTCGCCGCCACCGATCTCAGCGCCGGTGCCTGGGCCATTCTCGAAAAGCAGGGCGTTCAGGTCGTCACCGTCGCGGATCGTCGTAAGGCGAGCGATACGGAGATTGGCGATACGCAAGGCCAGTTCCAACGCTTTATGGAAGCGCATGGCATCAAGGCTCTCCTGGTGCGGCCCGATTTCTATCTGTTTGGCGCCGCCGCCGATGCCCAACGCCTGGAAGCCATGATCTCAGCCTTCGGTGCGCAAGCGCAGGCCGTCAATCTGGCTTCGGTGGACCGCCAAGAAATCTCGGCTTGA